A window of Patagioenas fasciata isolate bPatFas1 chromosome 5, bPatFas1.hap1, whole genome shotgun sequence contains these coding sequences:
- the TGFB3 gene encoding transforming growth factor beta-3 proprotein, giving the protein MVQREGRAPRSPRSGGAARAADTCGGAARRGAPGSAGRGAAHGEGARRGEARRLPLLLAERCQLFLEVLSRARRSEFMHLLANPQPAGSGEAAASTPPRPPRPLAAVRWSLPEAPFAAPSHMKMYVQRALVLLSLLSFATVSLSLSSCTTLDLDHIKKKRVEAIRGQILSKLRLTSPPETVGPAHVPYQILALYNSTRELLEEMEEEKEESCSQDNTESEYYAKEIHKFDMIQGLPEHNELGTCPKGVTSNVFRFNVSSAEKNSTNLFRAEFRVLRVPNPSSKRSEQRIELFQILRPDEHIAKQRYLSGRNVQTRGSPEWLSFDVTETVREWLLHRESNLGLEISIHCPCHTFQPNGDILENLHEVLEIKFKGIDSEDEYGRGDLGRLKKQKDLHNPHLILMMLPPHRLDSPTLGGQRKKRALDTNYCFRNLEENCCVRPLYIDFRQDLGWKWVHEPKGYFANFCSGPCPYLRSADTTHSTVLGLYNTLNPEASASPCCVPQDLEPLTILYYVGRTPKVEQLSNMVVKSCKCS; this is encoded by the exons ATGGTGCAGCGAGAGGGGCGGGCGCCGCGCTCCCCCCGCagcggcggggcggcgcgggccgCTGACACGtgcggcggcgcggcgcggcggggcgccCCCGGCTCCGCGGGACGCGGGGCGGCGCATGGGGAAGGAGCCCGGCGCGGCGAGGCACGGCGCCTGCCGCTTCTCCTTGCGGAGCGCTGCCAGCTCTTCCTGGAAGTCCTGAGTCGCGCACGGCGCAGTGAGTTCATGCACCTCCTCGCCAACCCTCAGCCTGCGGGATCTGGGGAGGCTGCCGCCAGCACACCGCCTCGGCCCCCGCGCCCGCTCGCCGCCGTCCGGTGGTCTCTCCCGGAGGCCCCGTTCGCCGCCCCCTCGCACATGAAGATGTACGTGCAAAGGGCTCTggtgctgctctccctgctgagCTTCGCCACCGTGAGCCTCTCGCTGTCCTCCTGCACTACCTTGGACTTGGACCACATCAAGAAGAAGAGGGTGGAAGCCATCCGGGGGCAGATCCTGAGCAAGCTGCGGCTCACCAGCCCCCCCGAGACCGTGGGGCCGGCCCATGTCCCCTACCAGATTCTGGCCCTCTATAACAGCACccgggagctgctggaggagatggaggaggagaaggaggagagctgctctcaggacaaCACCGAGTCCGAATACTATGCCAAAGAGATCCATAAATTTGACATGATCCAGGGCCTCCCCGAGCACA ATGAGTTGGGCACTTGTCCAAAAGGTGTCACCTCCAATGTGTTCCGCTTCAATGTGTCCTCAGCAGAGAAGAACAGCACCAACTTGTTCCGTGCCGAGTTTCGGGTGCTGCGTGTGCCCAACCCAAGCTCCAAACGCAGTGAGCAGCGCATTGAGCTCTTCCAG ATCCTTCGACCGGATGAGCACATAGCAAAGCAGCGCTACCTCAGCGGCAGAAATGTGCAGACACGGGGCTCCCCTGAGTGGCTGTCCTTCGATGTCACTGAGACTGTGCGTGAGTGGCTCCTGCACAGAG AGTCCAACCTTGGCCTGGAAATTAGCATACACTGTCCTTGCCATACCTTTCAGCCCAACGGAGACATCTTGGAGAATTTGCACGAGGTCTTGGAGATCAAGTTCAAAG GCATTGACAGTGAGGATGAGTATGGCCGTGGAGACTTGGGGCGCCTGAAGAAGCAGAAAGACTTGCATAATCCCCACCTCATCTTGATGATGTTACCCCCACATCGACTGGACAGCCCAACACTGGGAGGCCAGAGAAAGAAACGGGCCCTGGATACCAACTACTGTTTCCG GAACCTCGAGGAGAACTGCTGCGTGCGTCCTCTGTACATTGACTTTCGACAGGACCTTGGCTGGAAATGGGTCCATGAGCCCAAGGGCTACTTTGCTAACTTTTGTTCGGGCCCGTGTCCATACCTCCGCAGCGCAGACACCACTCACAGCACG GTGCTGGGCTTATACAACACGCTGAATCCTGAGGCATCTGCTTCGCCTTGCTGTGTCCCCCAGGACCTGGAGCCGCTCACTATCTTGTACTATGTCGGGAGGACCCCCAAAGTGGAGCAGCTCTCCAACATGGTGGTGAAATCCTGCAAGTGCAGCTGA